TGGATTAGTTCTGCTGTACAACTTTCTCCAACTAAAAGAGTTTTTGGTTTAAATCGTTCTACAGCTTCCTTAATATTTTTCTTCACTAATTCAGCAGTATCGCCTCCGAGGTCTCTAGCCTGGAAAGTTGTATAAGTCACTGGAGGCCTTTGCCCCCTCCTCTCAATCATTGTAAAAAGAAGATCTGCATATGTATCTCCTTGAGGTGCATGAAGAACATAATGTATATCTTTCATTGAAGAGGCAATTCTCATTGCACCAACATGTGGTGGTCCTTCATATGTCCATAGAGTTAATTCCATATTCTTTTAATGAGTTACTAAAGTTTTTGTAGTTAGTATTTGATTCCTTCTTAAAGGTTTGGAGAAGAGACCTGCTAAGTCTGCGGCTTGATCGATACCATGAATTGGACTGAATACCATTTCTATTGACCACTTAGTACTAATTCCTTCGGCCTCCAGTGGGTTAGCTAAGCCCATCCCACAAACTACCAAGTCTGGATTAGATTCCCTTACTCGGTCTAACTGTTTTTCTACATGTTGCCCTTCGACAATTTTTGTATTATCAGGTAATAAATTAATCTCCTCTTTCATTAAATCTTTATTTAGGTAAGGAGTGCCTACCTCTATAAGATCCATCTCGCATTCATTATGCAAAAATCTTGCCAAAGATATCTCCAATTGCGATTCAGGAAGAAGAAATAATCTTTTCCCCTTTAGTATTTCTTTGTGAGATTCAAGAGCAAGTTTTGCTCTATTAATTAAAGGCGAAATAATTTCATGAACTTTAAGTTCACTAATTTTGAAAGCTTTCGCTGCAGCTAAAAACCATTCAGTACTTCCTTCGATACCAAGAGGAAATGGAGCCGAAATTATTTCACAACCACGATGTTTTAGGTCTCGAACGGTATCACTTAAATAAGGCTGAGTTAATAAAACTTTTGTATTTTTACCAATCTTTGGTAATTCTGTTGATTGACGGGGTGGGAAGCTCTCAATATTTGAAATTCCTAAATTTCTAAAAATCTTTTTAAACCTATCCTCTACATTATTAGCAAGAGTCCCAACTAATAATAATTTCTCCTCATTTGATGACTCCATTAATGGAATTAAAGCTTTTAAGGCGCCATCCTCGCCTTGGGTAAAAGTTGTTTCTATCCCACTGCCAGAGTAATTTACAAATCTTACTTGACCTAAAAATCTTTTATTTAATTTCTCTGCAACAGTGGCAAGATCTAATTTGATTACCTCACTTGGACAAGATCCAACTAGAAAAAGAGTTTTTATTTCTGGTCTTCTCGCAATAAGATTATTGACCACTCGATCTAATTCTTCATGAGCGTCAGCAAGACCAGCAAGATCTTTTTCTTCAAGAATAGCCGTCCCAAATCTTGGCTCAGCAAAAATCATAACTCCAGCAGCACTTTGAATTAAATGAGCACATGTCCTTGAGCCTACAACTAGAAAAAATGCATCTGGCATTCTTCTGTGGAGCCAAACTATTGAAGTTAACCCACAAAAAACTTCCCTGGGCCCAGTTTCTTTATTAAATTCAACTTTACTCATTAAAAATTTTCTAGAGCTTATATTTCAAGCTTGCATAAACTTTTTAATTTAAGAAAGTAATTAATAAGTTCTCTT
The Prochlorococcus marinus XMU1411 genome window above contains:
- a CDS encoding ferredoxin:protochlorophyllide reductase (ATP-dependent) subunit N, translating into MSKVEFNKETGPREVFCGLTSIVWLHRRMPDAFFLVVGSRTCAHLIQSAAGVMIFAEPRFGTAILEEKDLAGLADAHEELDRVVNNLIARRPEIKTLFLVGSCPSEVIKLDLATVAEKLNKRFLGQVRFVNYSGSGIETTFTQGEDGALKALIPLMESSNEEKLLLVGTLANNVEDRFKKIFRNLGISNIESFPPRQSTELPKIGKNTKVLLTQPYLSDTVRDLKHRGCEIISAPFPLGIEGSTEWFLAAAKAFKISELKVHEIISPLINRAKLALESHKEILKGKRLFLLPESQLEISLARFLHNECEMDLIEVGTPYLNKDLMKEEINLLPDNTKIVEGQHVEKQLDRVRESNPDLVVCGMGLANPLEAEGISTKWSIEMVFSPIHGIDQAADLAGLFSKPLRRNQILTTKTLVTH